From the genome of Nodosilinea sp. FACHB-141, one region includes:
- a CDS encoding glycosyltransferase family 1 protein — protein MTEASLLINLAFVPTKPTGLGVYALNLIQHLSRENSYLLSDRPIAGHRHLPSPMGATTDSGKQGHARRLWWTQFQVPKLYRQLGAKLLFSPIPETPLWSSCRTVVTVHDLIPLHFPQKGSPLTLYFRHYLPQVIRQAEHIICDSESTLRDIQHFFGPLPKAATVVPLAYDAEHYRWLDLPRQPYLLYVGSHYTYKNLGRLIEAFAQTALPDFKLLIAGVPDPRYTPALQAQVEEMGLSNRVQFLAYVPYDQLPRLINQAIALVFPSLWEGFGLPVLEAMACGTPVITSNLSSLPEVAGEAALSIDPYNVGELAEAMTAVVSDSSLWMTLHRSGLARVKAFSWERTGRQTSHILQRYL, from the coding sequence ATGACTGAGGCCTCACTGCTGATTAACCTGGCGTTTGTCCCCACTAAGCCGACGGGACTGGGGGTCTATGCGCTTAATTTAATTCAGCATTTGTCGCGGGAGAATAGTTATTTGCTCAGCGATCGCCCCATCGCCGGGCATCGCCATCTCCCTTCACCCATGGGGGCGACTACTGATTCAGGCAAGCAGGGCCATGCTCGGCGACTGTGGTGGACACAGTTTCAGGTGCCGAAGCTGTATCGGCAGCTTGGGGCAAAACTGCTGTTTTCGCCCATTCCCGAAACACCGCTCTGGTCATCGTGCCGAACGGTGGTGACAGTGCACGACCTAATTCCCCTGCACTTTCCCCAAAAGGGGTCGCCGCTGACGCTGTACTTTCGACACTATTTGCCCCAGGTCATTCGCCAGGCTGAGCACATTATTTGCGACTCGGAGTCAACCCTGCGCGATATCCAACATTTTTTTGGTCCACTACCCAAAGCAGCAACGGTCGTGCCTCTAGCCTACGATGCTGAGCACTATCGCTGGCTAGACCTGCCACGTCAGCCCTATCTCCTCTACGTAGGCAGCCACTATACCTACAAGAACCTAGGCCGTCTGATAGAAGCCTTTGCCCAGACTGCGCTGCCCGACTTTAAGCTATTGATCGCAGGAGTGCCCGACCCTCGCTATACGCCAGCGCTGCAAGCTCAGGTGGAGGAGATGGGGCTGAGCAATCGCGTTCAGTTTTTGGCCTACGTCCCCTACGACCAGCTGCCCCGATTGATCAACCAGGCGATCGCGCTGGTATTTCCCAGTCTATGGGAAGGGTTTGGCCTACCTGTCCTAGAGGCGATGGCCTGCGGCACGCCGGTGATTACGTCTAACCTATCTTCGCTACCCGAGGTGGCTGGGGAAGCGGCGCTGTCAATTGACCCCTACAACGTCGGTGAACTAGCCGAGGCGATGACTGCCGTCGTCAGCGACTCTAGCCTTTGGATGACGCTTCACCGGTCTGGACTAGCGCGGGTGAAGGCCTTTAGCTGGGAACGAACTGGACGTCAGACTAGCCACATCCTTCAGCGTTATTTATGA